A genomic region of Acidobacteriota bacterium contains the following coding sequences:
- a CDS encoding redox-sensing transcriptional repressor Rex — MPEFSPRTLNRLSVYLRSLRHLQAQGVRRVSSRELAERYLLSATQIRKDLAQFGEFGIRGVGYNVDHLAAHLNALFGLDQFHPLVIVGMGNLGRALVRHLGFNQGSFRVVAAVDRDPAKIGLALGDFAVRDFRNLAAVVAESQARIGVLAVPTDEAQGGYDALVDAGIAAVLNFAPQRLRQRPEVPLKNVDLRVHLEELAFQIRDEGDPAEGADD, encoded by the coding sequence TCAAGCGCAGGGTGTGCGCCGCGTGTCGTCGCGGGAGCTGGCGGAGCGCTATCTGCTGTCCGCCACCCAGATCCGCAAGGACCTCGCCCAGTTTGGGGAGTTCGGCATTCGGGGAGTCGGCTACAACGTGGACCACCTCGCCGCCCACCTGAACGCCCTCTTCGGCCTCGACCAGTTCCATCCGCTGGTGATCGTCGGGATGGGAAACCTCGGGCGAGCGCTGGTGCGGCATTTAGGGTTCAACCAGGGGTCCTTCCGGGTGGTGGCGGCAGTCGATCGCGATCCGGCCAAGATCGGCCTGGCCCTGGGTGACTTCGCGGTACGTGATTTTCGGAATCTCGCCGCGGTGGTAGCGGAATCGCAGGCCCGTATTGGAGTGCTGGCGGTACCGACGGACGAAGCCCAGGGAGGCTACGACGCACTGGTCGACGCGGGCATCGCCGCGGTGCTCAATTTCGCGCCGCAGCGGCTGCGTCAGCGGCCGGAGGTGCCCCTGAAGAATGTGGACCTGCGGGTTCACCTGGAAGAGCTGGCGTTTCAGATCCGGGACGAGGGAGATCCAGCGGAAGGCGCGGACGACTGA